A stretch of Aedes aegypti strain LVP_AGWG chromosome 2, AaegL5.0 Primary Assembly, whole genome shotgun sequence DNA encodes these proteins:
- the LOC5568190 gene encoding ribosome maturation protein SBDS, translating to MPKIFTPTNQIRLTNVAVVRIKKGGKRFEIACYKNKVVSWRTGAEKDLDEVLQTGSVFTNVSKGEVAKKEDLMKAFGKDDVTEICKEILAKGELQISEKERHDQLESMFKEIATNVADRCVNPETKRPYPVSIIEKSMKDIHYSIKPNRNAKQQALEVIKLLQETIPLERAKMRLKVTLPGKDAKRLKEKVTKLCSPVEAEDWEGDKLVLTCLINPGHFREMDEIVRTDTKGAGVLEVLNLKEIKEGEEVLE from the coding sequence ATGCCGAAAATCTTCACTCCCACAAACCAGATCCGACTCACAAACGTGGCCGTGGTTCGGATCAAGAAGGGTGGCAAACGGTTCGAAATCGCGTGCTACAAAAACAAAGTAGTCTCGTGGCGAACCGGAGCGGAAAAAGACCTGGACGAAGTTCTGCAGACCGGATCTGTGTTTACCAACGTGTCCAAAGGTGAAGTGGCCAAGAAGGAAGATCTGATGAAAGCCTTCGGAAAGGACGATGTCACCGAAATTTGCAAGGAGATTCTGGCCAAAGGTGAGCTGCAGATTTCCGAGAAGGAACGACACGACCAGCTGGAATCGATGTTCAAGGAAATTGCCACAAATGTGGCCGATCGTTGTGTGAATCCGGAAACGAAGCGACCCTATCCGGTGTCGATCATCGAAAAGTCCATGAAGGATATCCACTACTCGATCAAACCGAACCGGAATGCCAAGCAGCAAGCGCTGGAAGTGATCAAACTGTTGCAGGAGACCATCCCTCTGGAGAGGGCTAAGATGCGTCTGAAGGTCACGCTGCCCGGGAAGGATGCCAAGCGCTTGAAGGAGAAGGTCACCAAGCTGTGCTCCCCGGTGGAAGCCGAGGACTGGGAAGGGGATAAGCTGGTGCTCACGTGTCTGATCAATCCGGGGCACTTTCGGGAGATGGATGAAATCGTCCGGACGGATACCAAGGGAGCCGGAGTGCTAGAAGTGCTGAACTTGAAGGAGATCAAAGAAGGGGAAGAGGTTCTGGAGTAG